A section of the Babylonia areolata isolate BAREFJ2019XMU chromosome 1, ASM4173473v1, whole genome shotgun sequence genome encodes:
- the LOC143292973 gene encoding uncharacterized protein LOC143292973: MVQLFYYETRGKCCRKVFNYHGYPARLLLFPYEGWAQPALITYWLLKKSWWSRSTCKIIEVTGSHKNIAKAKMQDKGNGTTVITGRFKGTAVAAPDFRMVLTTNVSNADFQMGYCVTGTVERGKGELQLTHYAMVKRRGY; encoded by the coding sequence ATGGTGCAGCTGTTCTACTATGAGACGCGCGGCAAGTGCTGCCGCAAGGTATTCAACTACCACGGCTACCCTGCCCGCCTGCTGCTCTTCCCCTACGAGGGCTGGGCCCAGCCGGCGCTCATCACCTACTGGCTGCTGAAGAAGTCCTGGTGGAGCCGCTCCACCTGCAAGATCATCGAGGTGACGGGCAGCCACAAGAACATCGCCAAGGCCAAGATGCAGGACAAGGGCAACGGCACCACCGTCATCACGGGACGCTTCAAGGGCACCGCCGTGGCGGCGCCCGACTTCCGGATGGTGCTGACCACCAACGTCAGCAACGCGGACTTTCAGATGGGCTACTGCGTCACCGGCACGGTGGAGCGAGGCAAGGGGGAGCTGCAGCTGACGCACTACGCCATGGTCAAACGGAGGGGGTACTGA